The window CCCCCGGGACGGCCGCCGCCCCGTAGCACACGAATTCAGCCGGCCGGCGAGGTCGGGTCGGGCGCGATGGCGGACTGACCCCACATCCCCCCGAAACGAAACGTGCCGGGCGAACCCGGCACGCTGAATCGAAGGCTCGAGCTTTCCGCGGCTACTTCGCGGAAGCCGGAGGCGGGAGCAGGTGGAACGCTCGCGCGTCCGCCAAGGCCCAGTGTCCGCCGCGGTTCTGGTACACGCTGGTCACGTGATGCGGGAACGGAGGCGCCGGGTTTCCACTCGGGTCGATCACCCCGGTGATGGTGGCGTCCCAGTCTCCGACCATCACGTCGTCGCAGGCCTTGCGCAGCGTGAATGAGTCGATCTTGTAGGTGCTCGCCTTCATCATGCCGGACAGCTCCTGCTCGAAGAGCTTCTCGACCTCGGCGCGGTTGCTGCACTTGACGCCGAACGGGTTGATGAGGGTACCGTCGTCCGCCCAGACGGCAGCCAGCTTCTTCGCGTCGTGGGCGTTCCAGGCCGTCACGAAATCCTGGTTGAGCTCCTTGATGGCCTCGGACGGCTCCGCCGCCCGCGCCTGAACGGGCATGCCCGCCACCGCCGCCGCGAGCGCGGCGCTGAGGAAAAGTTTTTTCATTATTGCTCCTTGGCCGGATCATACCGCGAGTCGACCCGCTCCAGGCGATCGCGGCTTTCCCGGTGATTTTGATCGTGATTCTTC of the Thermoanaerobaculia bacterium genome contains:
- a CDS encoding nuclear transport factor 2 family protein, whose translation is MKKLFLSAALAAAVAGMPVQARAAEPSEAIKELNQDFVTAWNAHDAKKLAAVWADDGTLINPFGVKCSNRAEVEKLFEQELSGMMKASTYKIDSFTLRKACDDVMVGDWDATITGVIDPSGNPAPPFPHHVTSVYQNRGGHWALADARAFHLLPPPASAK